In Clavibacter californiensis, the sequence CAAGACAATCAGCTGATTACTCTTCGCTGCAAGCTCTACTAGGACCTCAATAGTGTAACTGCGCCGCGACCTGTCGAGGCTGCTTACAGGATCATCAACAACCACTACTTTCGTCGCGAGATCCGGGTCGGCGAGCGTCGAGGCGACGAAGAAAGCGAATGCCATGGTCCGCTTGTCTCCCTCGCTAAGAGCCGTAGCGAAGGACGGTAACCCGCCGGCTAGTTTGATAGACGCTCCACGCAATGTTATGCCGTAGTCCGTTCGCGGCGCACTACCCATGTAGTTGGTGCGGATTTCGTCAATTGCAAAAAATGCACCCAAATTTGCCAAATGACTATTAATATTCGCCCTATATGCGGTAAGAGTGCGTGTCATTAGATCAGTGAGCGCAGCCCGCGCTGCTTTTTTCGACTGTTCAGCGTTTTTTAGATCTGCTTCCGCGAGTTCCAAATCCGCTATCAGCTCCTTAACTGCTGGCGAAAAGCGCTTTTCGATCAGCTCAAGCTTGTCCAGCTCCGCTTGAATCAAGGTGAGATCTTCGCTCTTCAGCCTCTCTTTAAAGAGGAGGATATCCGCATTGGCGGCCTCGACGAGTTCATTAAATTCGGTGAAGAGCTGAAGGTACTGCCCCCATAGCCTTTCGACTTCGATAAGATCATCGGCGGCACCCATAACATCTGTTAGTGCAACCTCCTTGCGAGCAAAGAGACGCGATAATATCTCCGCAGCAGATTCCAAGGAAGCGACTGCCAGCTCGTCACGATCGTCCCCGGGTGACGAGAGCTGCACATAAGGCTTCCACTGCTCTATGAGGGCACTGTTGCCATCCCGGACGCTTCTTAGGGTTTCATACTCCGCACCCCGCCCGAGGCGAGCTACTAGCGCGATAGCCGCGTCAACGTCCTGGCGCAACTTACGAAAGTCCTCATTGAAGTGGCTTTTATACATCTTAATGAGGTCGACGCCCTCTGTCGATTGGCCACAGTATGGGCATAGAGATGCATTGTCGTACTGTTGTCCATCACTTAGCCAACGGGAAAGTGAGGCATCGCCAACCACTGCAACGTGGGCTTGTACTGCTACTTCCGCATCCGCGTGTATATCTTCCAATGACCGATCGAGCAGGTCGAAGAATGTAGTCATGTCGACACTGGGCAACCCTACGGGTGAAAGCACCTTTTGCTGCTGAAGAAGCTCTACTCGGCCGGCTGCGCGAAGACGCTCTGTTGTTAGCGCTTTCTGAGCCTCCAAATCCTCCACAGGACGCAGGCGCCGGAACACGACAACCTTGGTTCCTGCTGCATGCACCTGTAGCTGAGACGTCAGGGCTTTAATGCGGCTCGACGCCGCTTGCTGGGCTGTGGTTGATGCTTCCTCGGCCGAGCGTGCTTGCACAGCAGAGTCACCTAGAGCAAAATCGAGTAAGTTCTTCCGGTGGTCCGCAGTAACTTCAGCACCTGAGTGCACATTCGATGAGACGAACTCCGAATCGTACACCAGCACTTCGGGGCGCTTCTCGGTCCAAGCTCCGTGCTCATACGTCACGGGATGGCCGCTGTCGAATTGAAGAGCCACCATGGGGCTATTCGTCGCGTCGACAGTCACTCGCTCTTCGATATCACGCCCACCGCCTTTGGCTAGCGATCGCAATATACTCGCAAGGGTCGACTTTCCCCGACCGTTTCCGGCATAAATTAATGTGCGCTTCTCCAGCTTCGTGCTGCCGCCTCGTGCATCATGAAGTAGTCCGATACCTTGAATCTTTACAATGCGCTTTAGCATGTTTGCACCTCTAGCTTATTAGAGTGACGGCTTGTTAGGCGTACGTTACGCGTTGTAGCGCAGTACGGCCACCCCTACTTCGGGGCGCCTAAATCCTGATCGCATCAAACGGATTCAAGACAAAAGGGGGCATATCAGCGCAAGCCCAATCAACATCACGCGGTGCTCCTTTCGGCGGTTCCAAAGTAGTAAGCGCAATTTTATCCCAGGCTGCACCGGGCGTGACGGAAGTGTCGAAGAATATACGTTCTTCCCGGTGACCTCGACAAGCGCAATAGTATTGCCGCAGTAACCCGAGTTGGATTTGCAGAATACTCAGGCTGCTCCGCATGCTGGGACGGTGAGGTGGGGACTAGTCATGGGAGGACGAAGCAAGCCCATTCGGGACACGCCGTCGCTAGTAGCGGAAGTTGACCGATGGCCGCCTAGCGGATCGCGCTGCTCACCTCCGCCAGCAACGACGCCATCCCCGCCTCCGCCGTCGCCGCATCCCCATCCCGGATCGCGAAAGCCACCTGCTCGTGGGTGTCCAGCGCATGCGGACGCGGCGTCCGCGGCATCAGGCCCTGGTGCGTGCGACCGCTGAGGACCTCCGTGATCACCTCGCGGAGGGCGCAGAACATGTCGTTGCCGCTGGCCTCGAGGATCAGGTGGTGGAACTCGATGTCCACCGCGAGGAAGTCGACGAGGGCGCCGGCCTCGCCGAGGCGGCGGAGATCCACCGCGAGTTCGGCGATGCGCGTGCGCTGGGCAGCAGTGGCATTGCGCGCGGCGAGTGACGCCGCGACCGGCTCGACCGCGCGGCGCAGCTGGGTGAGGGAGCGGAACTGGTCCGAGCGGCCGGGGCCGGTGAGGCGCCACCGGATGATGCGCGGGTCGTAGACGTTCCATCGATCCGGGCCCTGCACCACGAGGCCCACGCGGCGCTTGGGCACGATCAGCGCCATCGCCTCGAGCACGCGCACGCAGTCGCGCACCACCGTGCGGGAGACGCCGAAGCGCTGCTGGAGGTCCTCGATGGTGAGGCGGGTTCCTTCGGCGAGACGGCCGTCGACGATGTCGCGACCGAGCTCCTCGATGATCCGCGTCGCCAGCACCGTGGCGGCGGGGACCGCGGCGGCGGGTGCCGAGGGTGGGACTGACCGCGTCGTCATGGACCTCTCCGGATGCGCGTCGGCCGGTCGGCCGCCTCGATGAGCTTAGGTCGCCGTCTCCGGGTGAGAGCCACGGCGCTCCCCAATGGTGTTACCTTTGGCCGGACGGCGGCCGACGACACGGCACCGCCCGCGTCGACGAAGGAGTCAGCATGGCCGCACAGCCCCGCCACGTCGTGGTGATGGGGATCTCCGGATCCGGCAAGACCACGATCGCCACCGCCCTCGCCGAGCGGCTCGGCTGGACCTTCGCGGAGGCGGACGAGTTCCACCCCGAGGCGAACATCGCGAAGATGTCCGCCGGCACGCCCCTCACCGACGACGACCGCTGGCCGTGGCTCGAGGCCATGCGCGACTGGATGGGCGGCGAGGCCCGCGCCGGCCGCAGCACCGTCGTCACCTGCTCCGCCCTCAAGCGCTCCTACCGCGACCTGCTCGACGGCGCCGACGGCGACGTGCGCTTCGTGCACCTCTCCGGCGACCCCGAGCTGATCCGCGAGCGCATGAAGACCCGCAGCGGCCACTTCATGCCGGCCTCGCTGCTGCCGTCGCAGATCAGCACGCTCGAACCGCTCGACGCCGGCGAGCGCGGCCTGACGCTCGAGAACACCGGCACGCCCGGCGAGGTCACGAGCCGCATCGTCGACGAGCTCGGTCTCGTCGCGAGCTGACGCGCCCGCCGCCCGCATACCCCCGACACCGCAACTGCACGGTTCATCAACGGAGAGAACATGACCATCGAAGACTGGACGCAGACCCTCACCGCGGGTCCGCTCCTCCTGATCGCGGCCGGCGCCATCGCCGTGCTGCTGCTCCTGATCATCA encodes:
- a CDS encoding AAA family ATPase encodes the protein MLKRIVKIQGIGLLHDARGGSTKLEKRTLIYAGNGRGKSTLASILRSLAKGGGRDIEERVTVDATNSPMVALQFDSGHPVTYEHGAWTEKRPEVLVYDSEFVSSNVHSGAEVTADHRKNLLDFALGDSAVQARSAEEASTTAQQAASSRIKALTSQLQVHAAGTKVVVFRRLRPVEDLEAQKALTTERLRAAGRVELLQQQKVLSPVGLPSVDMTTFFDLLDRSLEDIHADAEVAVQAHVAVVGDASLSRWLSDGQQYDNASLCPYCGQSTEGVDLIKMYKSHFNEDFRKLRQDVDAAIALVARLGRGAEYETLRSVRDGNSALIEQWKPYVQLSSPGDDRDELAVASLESAAEILSRLFARKEVALTDVMGAADDLIEVERLWGQYLQLFTEFNELVEAANADILLFKERLKSEDLTLIQAELDKLELIEKRFSPAVKELIADLELAEADLKNAEQSKKAARAALTDLMTRTLTAYRANINSHLANLGAFFAIDEIRTNYMGSAPRTDYGITLRGASIKLAGGLPSFATALSEGDKRTMAFAFFVASTLADPDLATKVVVVDDPVSSLDRSRRSYTIEVLVELAAKSNQLIVLAHDALFLRDLKSALARSRADEGMSTFEIARAEDDYSNFGPFDVDRECESPYYTNYRTVDEYVLGASSDHRAVATSLRLVLEGYLHRRYPGKISADLMLGQAIDQISSAQPPSALVYAQPLLDELRVLNRYAGKFHHDTNANYATAVSDPAEVLAYARRVLNLVHGAGS
- a CDS encoding FadR/GntR family transcriptional regulator, whose amino-acid sequence is MTTRSVPPSAPAAAVPAATVLATRIIEELGRDIVDGRLAEGTRLTIEDLQQRFGVSRTVVRDCVRVLEAMALIVPKRRVGLVVQGPDRWNVYDPRIIRWRLTGPGRSDQFRSLTQLRRAVEPVAASLAARNATAAQRTRIAELAVDLRRLGEAGALVDFLAVDIEFHHLILEASGNDMFCALREVITEVLSGRTHQGLMPRTPRPHALDTHEQVAFAIRDGDAATAEAGMASLLAEVSSAIR
- a CDS encoding gluconokinase, which gives rise to MAAQPRHVVVMGISGSGKTTIATALAERLGWTFAEADEFHPEANIAKMSAGTPLTDDDRWPWLEAMRDWMGGEARAGRSTVVTCSALKRSYRDLLDGADGDVRFVHLSGDPELIRERMKTRSGHFMPASLLPSQISTLEPLDAGERGLTLENTGTPGEVTSRIVDELGLVAS